One window from the genome of Bacillus rossius redtenbacheri isolate Brsri chromosome 10, Brsri_v3, whole genome shotgun sequence encodes:
- the LOC134536145 gene encoding maltase A3-like yields MAAWRRLALLAAALAAALASPAPDWRRSAVVYRVDVRLFRDGDGDGVGDLAGAAEGLRPLAEMGVDAVWLSPVFPGAAEHLAGRGVANYTAVDPAFGDLDDLQSLLETAAALGVKVLLEFVPNHTSDSHAWFELSAARREPYSDYYVWEDGAGSGEQAPPNDWESVTGGSAWSWNEQRGQFFLHQFGETQPDLNYRSEHVRREMEEALLFWLRRGLSGFVLAGVSHLYESDEEPPGHGGTLDLPETYRQVRRWRQLLDEFGERDNRTRLLAVESRSGLQSVLRYYGSEDEPAADMPLNFPFLSALRLNGSSQELAAAVGDWLAGVPAGSAANWMVGSSTLNEMASCFSAHEVDALNAVLQVLPGSVVVYDGDSEAWREPAAAGDEDYPLLPWDLSQPLGGAASGSNDSATRLLPPSSGPAEEGIGPELEDVHSRLLRKMSLRRTIPTLQSGDVHVSAVAPDTLLLARTLEGWDAYVAVVNFGDSSTTLNMSSLFYDVASVVVHSCSSNSGLREGEIISSLEVTLPPRASVVLRLSQTPPGGTETSTEDPDMQSELFLRDRDNSTLQPQIFENGTEASTADVTNFTEADGYETTQTSTDTTDIGAEVFAQTLSSTETASVVRGNSTETGEVENGSAETYADTAGVENSTEISTVAMEPYPSKPLRNPFMPEAPCFLCEDAQKQTEPTTIPTTTTNGAGESWTSHFSLIPALILISAAVL; encoded by the exons GCGCGGCGGAGGGGCTGCGCCCCCTGGCTGAGATGGGGGTGGACGCGGTGTGGCTGTCGCCAGTCTTCCCCGGCGCGGCGGAGCACCTGGCGGGCCGCGGGGTCGCCAACTACACGGCCGTCGACCCCGCGTTCGGCGACCTGGACGACTTGCAGAGCCTCCTGGAGACCGCCGCCGCGCTGG GCGTGAAGGTGCTGCTGGAGTTCGTGCCGAACCACACGAGCGACTCGCACGCCTGGTTCGAGCTGTCGGCGGCTCGGCGCGAGCCCTACTCGGACTACTACGTGTGGGAGGACGGCGCGGGCAGCGGCGAGCAGGCCCCGCCCAACGACTGG GAGAGCGTGACGGGAGGCTCTGCCTGGTCGTGGAACGAGCAGAGGGGCCAGTTCTTCCTGCACCAGTTCGGCGAGACCCAGCCCGACCTCAACTACCGCAGCGAGCACGTGAGGAGAGAGATGGAG GAGGCGCTGTTGTTCTGGCTGCGCCGCGGGCTGAGCGGCTTCGTGCTGGCCGGAGTGTCGCACCTGTACGAGAGCGACGAGGAGCCCCCGGGCCACGGGGGCACCCTGGACCTGCCGGAGACGTACCGCCAGGTGCGCCGGTGGCGCCAGCTCCTCGACGAGTTCGGCGAACGCGACAACCGCACCAG GCTGCTGGCGGTGGAGAGCCGCTCCGGTCTGCAGAGCGTGCTGCGGTACTACGGCTCGGAGGACGAGCCCGCCGCGGACATGCCCCTCAACTTCCCCTTCCTCTCCGCCCTTCGGCTGAACGGCAGCTCCCAGGAGCTGGCGGCGGCCGTCGGGGACTGGCTGGCGGGCGTGCCCGCCGGCAGTGCGGCCAACTGGATG GTCGGCAGCAGCACGCTGAACGAGATGGCGTCGTGCTTCAGCGCCCACGAGGTGGACGCCCTTAACGCCGTGCTCCAGGTCTTGCCGGGCTCGGTCGTGGTCTACGACGGAGACTCGGAGGCCTGGCGCGAGCCCGCCGCGGCCGGCGACGAGGACTACCCCCTGCTCCCCTGGGACCTCTCCCAGCCTCTCGGGGGTGCCGCCTCGG GTTCCAACGACAGCGCGACGCGCCTCCTGCCACCCAGTAGCGGCCCGGCGGAGGAGGGCATCGGCCCGGAGCTCGAAGACGTCCACAGCAGGCTGCTCAGAAAGATGTCACTGAGACGTACCATCCCCACCCTGCAGTCTGGGGACGTCCACGTGTCCGCGGTGGCCCCGGACACCCTCCTCCTGGCCAG AACTCTGGAAGGCTGGGATGCTTACGTGGCGGTCGTAAACTTTGGAGACAGCTCGACGACCTTGAACATGTCCTCGCTCTTTTACGACGTGGCCTCAGTCGTCGTGCACTCGTGCAGCTCCAACTCTGGGCTCAGGGAAGG ggaAATTATTTCATCTCTGGAAGTCACCCTTCCGCCTCGGGCATCGGTGGTGCTGAGACTGTCGCAGACTCCGCCCGGCGGCACGGAGACCTCTACCGAGGACCCGGATATGCAGTCCGAGCTGTTTCTACGAGACCGTGACAACAGCACACTGCAGCCACAGATATTCGAGAATGGCACTGAAGCATCAACTGCAGACGTGACAAACTTCACAGAAGCAGATGGTTACGAGACGACACAAACTTCTACAGACACAACAGACATCGGCGCCGAAGTATTCGCTCAGACGCTAAGCAGCACTGAAACAGCTTCCGTCGTGCGAGGTAACAGTACCGAGACGGGCGAGGTGGAAAATGGAAGCGCAGAAACGTACGCCGACACTGCAGGGGTTGAAAACAGCACGGAAATATCTACAGTGGCAATGGAACCATACCCTTCAAAACCTTTGAGAAACCCGTTTATGCCCGAGGCACCGTGCTTCTTGTGCGAGGACGCACAGAAGCAAACAGAACCCACCACCATACCGACCACCACCACCAACGGAGCGGGAGAAAGCTGGACGTCACACTTCTCACTAATTCCAGCGCTGATTTTGATATCGGCCGCCGTTCTCTAA